TGCATTGTTACCTTTTGACGAAAAAAAACTGGCATTGTTAGCTTTATCCAATGGTGAGTATATGGATTTACGTTTTTGGCTATATGTGAATTTTCAAATGTTCAGAGTTAGTGGTTACAACTTACAAGGACATATTATCTGTCTTTTTGTATTGTTTATCTTTTATTTTATAACATTAATTACAAATTGAGAGATAAATTGTTTGAAAACATATATAATATATTATTTCGGGTATATATTTGGTTGACGAATCGTTGAAAATACTGATTTTTGCCGAAATTAATTCTTTTGACCAAAAGTGCTGGTAAACCTAATTTTCATCGTGGGCGATAATATTCATCTTTTGTCAACCAATATTTATTTTTGTCATTGTTATGACTTTGAAACTGATGCGATAAATTATTATAACCAAGAAAGTGGATCCTACCATTGCGTCTTATTTGGCTCGTGAAGTATACACAACGTTTCCATCACGTGCCTCTCTTCTCTCTCTGGTTTCGTATAAATGTTGAGTGTAAAGGTCACATTTTCATCATATACGATAAAACCACCATATACTTATAGATAAAATCATTTAATTATTAATTAGTCGTATTGTGCTTGTATGTACGATATCAGTACAAATGAATTTTTAGTTAATAACTATATGAAATTAGTTTTCTTGTTTAAATTTAGTGTGCGTATGTATAATTTATATGATAAAACTTAAGAGAAAATACAAAGAACATAGACATGGAGGAGTTTGGCAAACATTGTTGGCTATCCAGTAAGTCCCACATAGAGGTTGGTCAGTATTCCACAATTTTTTATCCATTTCTTAGTAGATAAACAACAACACTAAATGTCACATTATAGTCTAATAACGAATGTTAATATACCAGTATTACAAAATTAAGAATATTAATTCCGAGTGGGTCGGAACTTGGAAGAGTCAAGAGACAAATCACGTTAGTTGACAGCCATTAGCATATCTCCAAATGGCGATTAATTTTTCTGACCAATAGATTTTAGAAAGGTAGAAAGTCATATCCCACTAACTTATGGCTTATCTACATATACGTATGTAACTATAATGTCCAAGTTGACCAATAGAATATTACATATATAATGTATGCACAACGTAAAACGTATTATGTTTATAACTCTGTCTAATACGTGAGCCATAACAAAAACATAGAAACTAGCAAAAAATGAAACGTTGCAAAGATATATGTTTTTTTATAATATCCGGCAGACTGAAACCATCCATATAAGTCTTATGAGGTTTGACGGTGTTTGGTAGATCCGGTTGTTCGCAATGAGAATTAGATATCTATATCGTTTGATAACACAAATGGATAAATCTGAGACATTAAGTTCTGAATTCAGGATGTTTAACACCTTTCAAATCCCGCCTTCACGCTTCTGTGGTTTTAGTTTTTCTATTTTGGTAAACATGTTAAAAATCTACTTAAACAAAAGAATCATATATGTATTGTAAATCAACCATAGTTATATGAATGGATTACAAAACTAAATTGATGATATCAGAGTTGTAATTTAGCATAGTTGAAACTGCTCTGTGGTTTTAGTTATGTTACTTGAGGTTTTTAATACACCACCAATGAATGAATTTTTGTTTCTTTCCCCTATAGTTCTATCAAAAGCCATAATCATCAACCATAATTAAACTCGACGACTTGAGCCCTGGTTCCATAACTCTATGATAATATTTTCAACCACTGAACGCTCATTTGGTTATGTCCTCAATTTTTTGTTTCCATTTCTTTAATTCCTTAAATCTTTATCTCCTTTTGCTTCAAAATTATTTTAACACTTCTTTAAATTTATAAACTCCCAAGAAGAGATAGATTTTAGTTTTGCACAAACGAAGTTTATTGATTTCAATAATATAAATCGATACTAAATTTTAAATTTAGATAATGTTCAAGAGTGTAAAATCAAGCGGAAGAGATTAAATGATTTGTGTATGATACTATCCGTGGAACAACTTAATCGAAGCAAAATCACAAAAGAAAAATTTAAACATCTTGTTTTTCTCTAACTTCAGGAACAAGGCACTGATGGTGAACGCCGGAATATGCTCAAAGCTACCTAAAAATGTCGAAGTTCTCGACCAATCAACAAGATACGGGTTCGCTGAGCTTCTTCTTTCATTGTCTTCTCTAACAAGCCTGCAACTACCGGTAGCTTCATCACAAATTCTACCGTTCTTGATGGAAACGATGAATTCAGATACGACAGAGATGAAGTGCAAAGAGATATGTCTAGCCACCATAAACAATCTCTGCCTCGTGTTGGAAAACGCAAGACCGTTGGTCACAAACGGGGCAATAAAGACACTCCTAAGTCTAATATTGGTTAAGGACTTATCCGAGAAGGCCTTAGCGAGTCTAGGGCAATTGGTTGTGACACAAATGGGCAAAAAGGCAATGGAGGAAGGTTCGACTGTGCCCAAAAGTTTGATAGAGATTCTAACATGGGAAGAGAAACCGAAATGCCAAGAGTACACGGCATATATCTTGATGGTATTAGCTCATCAGAGTTGGAGCCAACGTGAGAAAATGGCTAAGGCAGGGATTGTACCGGTCCTTCTTGAAGTGACCTTACTTGGAAGCCCACTGGTTCAGAAGAGGGCGGTGAAACTTTTGCAATGGTTCAAGGATGAAAGAAATGTACGGATGGGTCCTCATTCGGGTCCACAAACCAGCCGTGTGAGTTCTAGTATTGGATCTCCAATGAGCCCGAGGTCAGGGGAAGAAGGTAAAAATGTGATGAAGAATCTGGTGAAACAGAGTTTATACAAGAACATGGAGATGATAACTAGACGAGGCAATGTAGATTTGGAAAGGGAGGCTTGTAGGCTTAAGTCTTCTTTGATCATCAGCACAAGCTCTAAAAGCTTGACTTATTGATCATACTTTATTTCGTGCTCTTACTTTGCCATATGAAGTGATTAGAGTCTAGAGAGTGTCTTGCTCTGAAAAAGGAATACATTTATGCAAGGGAACTTAAAAAATAAAAGAAAAAAAGATAGGTGCAGTGGCAATATGGCGAATCGCTTTGAGTGTTTCTCACATACTTTGCTTTGGATATATTGAAAATAAACTTAATGATCAACCTTAATTATTAATCATCATCCAATTATCCCTTAGTACACAAAATGAAACAAACCCAACTTCTAATTTTTTTCTGGAGAACTCTAAAGCTTGAAATTCTTCGAACGAGTTTTATTGAATTAATTGTTCGAAGGAGTTTTATTGATTTAATTATCCGAAAAATTTAATGGATCTCACAACCACAAGACGGAGCAGAAATCACATACGTAACTTATTTAACAAGGGCATAAGGATATCAAGATATTGATGTATCAATCTACTTGGTATAAAAGGAACTAAATTGGTTGACTCTTGCTATGTCACGTAAGAGTAAATCGTCCATCAATCATAGACGAGCATTTTATGTTTAGCCACGTTTTGAAAAGCCATCATACTGATAAACCATTGCAAGCTTATTATAGGAAGAGGAGGGGAGCTGAGCTAGATGAAATGGGAGTCAAAGCGAATACAGGACCTTCGCATTCTGGATCTCAGGAAAGACATTCAACTCCTCCGGAAACTCAACCGTCAGAATATCGAATGCGTTAGAGAATAGATCGGACAGGTTGCAGAAGGTGAAGTTGCCTGAGTTTACTGGTGTACATCCGAATATATGGCTCAGTAGAGCAGCGAGGTTTTTCCGATTGGGGTACTACAGTGATCAGGATAGATTTGAGCTGATAGCATTGTGTTTTGAAGCTGTGTGTTGAATTGGTCAACATTGAAATGGAAGAAGATCCGTTTAGAGATTGGAATCATTTCAAAAGAAGACTCATCAATAGATTCACGCACATAATTGAAGATGATCGGGGGAAGAGACTATTTTCAATATGTCAAAAAGGATTTATTCTTAACTATGTCAATGAGTTTCAAGAGTTGAGAGCATTGGTTAAGGGAGTTGATGAGAAGAACCTGGAGCATGTTTTCTTCAGTGGCCTTAACTTGAGATGAAAGAGGTCAATAAAATGAAGGAACCAAAGGGACTGCGACAACATATTGCATCACTCATTAAGATGGAGGATAGTGCCCTTTGTAAGTCTGTAGCTGCAGTTACGAATCCTCAGGGAATTGGAGCGTTGAGATCGTCTTCACAATACAACTAGAATAGAAATGGCAACAACAACAGAGCTGTGACAGGACGACCTCAACAACCTGTGTTGACTCCAGGGGTTAAGAGATTAACACCAGCAGAAGTGGCTGAAAAACGAAGATTAGGATTGTGGCAATACCAAATATTTTTTTTTTTAATTTCAAAGACTTTACTCTGCCCACATATTTTCAAAGTTTGATCTAAAATCAGGATTTTGACAAATTCAGATATCTGAAAATGATAGTTATAAAACTAACATTTACGGTCCTTTTGGTCAGTACTAACGGAATGTAATGCCATTTGGTTTTAAAAATGCACCTTCTGAATTTCAAAGAATCATGAATGATACATTCTCTGATTATTCAAAATTTTGCATTGTTTACATTGATGATATACTAATATTTTTACATTGTATTGATGAACATTTCAAAAATCTCAAAATATTTTATTACATTGCGAGAAAAAATAGTCTTGTTGTTTCCAAAACAAAAATGTCCCTATTTCAAGCTAAGATCAGATTTTTTTGGTCACTACATATCACAAGGTATGATAACCTCTATTTAAAGATCTTTAGAATTTGCAAATAAATTTCAAGACAAAATCTATACTATACTAAAAGGGCTTGAGCTAGCCTTTTTAGGGTGTCCACGTTAGATTGAAAATTCATCCAATCACGAGGTTTTATTATGCCACATCACATCCGCTTTTAGTCTATACAGATTTTTCGAAAGCATACTCATGTGGGCTGTTAATATTTGGACGTGGCCCATTATCAGCCGAACTCTCTTCTTATCACAATGTTCTTCGATATCATTTCATCTCTTCCCCTTCACTGGCATCGTTACTGATTTCTGCGATTCAACGTTTATCCCGATCCACTCTCACTCATTCAATTCCGTAACTGACCCATTCAACAAAGTGTTGACCCTCGCTTCAGATTTTTCTGCGCTCTATATAAATGTTGCTCGACACTTCCATGGCAGCCCTAATTATTACTCAAATATCCATCGGGTGAAGCTGCTTTGAATGACTCACGATCGGTCGCGAGGTCAAGATATCAGAGAACTGTTATGTGAGTCTACCACTTCCTTTTTTTCCCTCGCATATTGTTTCACAAGGTTTTTGATTAGTTTTACTCAACTCAGGACGATCACGATCTACTGATTTTATCNNNNNNNNNNNNNNNNNNNNNNNNNNNNNNNNNNNNNNNNNNNNNNNNNNNNNNNNNNNNNNNNNNNNNNNNNNNNNNNNNNNNNNNNNNNNNNNNNNNNNNNNNNNNNNNNNNNNNNNNNNNNNNNNNNNNNNNNNNNNNNNNNNNNNNNNNNNNNNNNNNNNNNNNNNNNNNNNNNNNNNNNNNNNNNNNNNNNNNNNNNNNNNNNNNNNNNNNNNNNNNNNNNNNNNNNNNNNNNNNNNNNNNNNNNNNNNNNNNNNNNNNNNNNNNNNNNNNNNNNNNNNNNNNNNNNNNNNNNNNNNNNNNNNNNNNNNNNNNNNNNNNNNNNNNNNNNNNNNNNNNNNNNNNNNNNNNNNNNNNNNNNNNNNNNNNNNNNNNNNNNNNNNNNNNNNNNNNNNNNNNNNNNNNNNNNNNNNNNNNNNNNNNNNNNNNNNNNNNNNNNNNNNNNNNNNNNNNNNNNNNNNNNNNNNNNNNNNNNNNNNNNNNNNNNNNNNNNNNNNNNNNNNNNNNNNNNNNNNNNNNNNNNNNNNNNNNNNNNNNNNNNNNNNNNNNNNNNNNNNNNNNNNNNNNNNNNNNNNNNNNNNNNNNNNNNNNNNNNNNNNNNNNNNNNNNNNNNNNNNNNNNNNNNNNNNNNNNNNNNNNNNNNNNNNNNNNNNNNNNNNNNNNNNNNNNNNNNNNNNNNNNNNNNNNNNNNNNNNNNNNNNNNNNNNNNNNNNNNNNNNNNNNNNNNNNNNNNNNNNNNNNNNNNNNNNNNNNNNNNNNNNNNNNNNNNNNNNNNNNNNNNNNNNNNNNNNNNNNNNNNNNNNNNNNNNNNNNNNNNNNNNNNNNNNNNNNNNNNNNNNNNNNNNNNNNNNNNNNNNNNNNNTGCGAATGTTTTGAGAAGAGGCAAAGGAAGAAAAGGCTCGACCAGGTACAATTGAGAGCAGTTTATTTGCAGCTAAGAAGAAATTGAGGCTGCTAAAGATTTTTAGAGGTTGGCATTAGCTGCTGCCATCAAGGTTTTCGAGAGCGAACATGCTTTCAAGTAAAACAATGTTGATTGTCCGTCAAGCCTAACATTGTCACTAACAGAGTAATATGAGCTTAGCAAGTGTACTCATGAGGCTGAAGAAAAAGCCAACACAAGGGTTGCAGAAATTCTGAGATCGAGGTAGCCAAAGAAACAGAGAAAATAAGCAAAGAGAGGTTGGAATAAATAAACAAAGATAGGGTTGGGAAAATGGAGACACTCGCAGAAGCAACTGAGAAGGCTAAGAAGGCTAAAGAAAGAAGTTAGGTGTAGAGCAAGAGGCAAAAAAAATGGAGAAAGAACATGTAGTAAAGAGAAAGATTGGTGATAATGGAGAGAACATTGAGAATATTCAAAGGAAGGTCTTAAGGCGAAAGAGACCAAAGTCTAATGAACCTCAAACAATCATTCAAAAAACATTGTGTATATTACCAAAAAAATTAGTAGCTTAAAAATTCAAAGGATACCAAAATAGAAATAAAGGAATAACAATCATAAACAAGTTTCATTAACTTCTTATCTTTTTTGCATAATGTACATTCTAATATTAAGAAAAAGCTAATTTTGAGTTGTATTTTAAACTTTGACAATTCTTTATATAAAATTATAATATGCACAGTATATATGAAATAAGAGTTTAAATTAAATTACATTTTTGAAAATAACCCGGGCGTAGCCCGGGACCGTCTCTAGTTATTTATAAAAGTCAATTACAGAGGTTCTTTGGAAGTCTCAATTATTTTTTAGATTTATGTCCTAATATTAATAGAATAGTTAAATCTTTGCACAATCGTCTAAAGAAAAATCCAGTTCCTTAGACAAAAGAACATACCAAAACAGTTCAAAAGATTAAGAAACAGAGGTCTTAGAAATCTCATGTCTGCACATAGTAGATCCGGATTTCGAAAAAAATCGTAGAAACAGGCGCTTCTGATGTAGGATATGAGGGTATTCTTAAATAAAAAAAAATTAGATGGTCGCGAAAGTATTGTGCAATTTATGTCATCACACTGGAACAATACCCAAAAGAACTATTCTACTATCAAAAAGGAAATTTTGAGTATAGTTTTGTGTATTCAAAAATTTTAAAGCGGTCTTTTAAATAAAAAATTTCTTTTAAGAATTGATTGCAAAAGTGCTAAGGATGTTTTACAAAAGGATGTGAAAAACCTTGCATCAAAACAAATTTTTGTGTGATGGCAAGCGATTTTGAAATTGAATTTATAAAAGGAGATTCAAACTTTGTCCCAGATTTCTTGACACAAGAAATTCTCCAAAACATGTACAATGCCTCTGAAGAAATGATTGACAAAGGCAAGGGAATATCCCTCGAACCAATCTCAGAAAAGCTCGAACCTACAAACACTCACCCAAAAACAGAACCCTGGATCTCAGTAACAAAAAGAGTGGTAAAAAGGAAGAAATACCAAACACCCCAAAATCTCTACAATCTCCAAAAGCTATCATTAATTAAATGTTACAATTGCAAAAAGCTTTCGAGCTTAGTTTTTTAAAGCAAGTGTCGGGAGAATCTTCCAAAAACTTTCATTCTAAAACTATTTCAAAATATAACAAGGTCCCTTCAACAATGATTTCAAGAGAAAGCCAGACCTCAAAATTGTTTCAAAACCTTCAAATCATTAACAAATTATTCTGAAGGAGATTTCCCAAACCTCTTCATCGGAGTATTTTGAAAAACATACATACCAAAATATTATAAATATCGAAAAGGGATTTTGTGTAAATAATGATCCGTTTTTAACAATCGAAAAATATTTTAGTAAAAACAATTTCTTTAGAGTGAATTGGCCCAATATCTATAGAAGATTGACAAATTAGGAAAATACCCAACCGAAGAATTGTGTGGGCCGAGAATTGCAAGTGGAAGATGCCAAATGACCAAGCCGTCCTTAGATGCATAGGAAAATAAGAACGGTACGTAGGTTAGAAGCTATGGGGGTTTTGTAATGATTGTGTTAGGGCATAACCCCCCGCTCCTATTACATGAAGCTAGAAAGTTAGTTTGGGCGAATCAAATTGCAGAAGATTGTAAGGGGGGAAATAGACAAAAATCTATGATGAAACCCATGGTGAAAGTTGCAGAAGATTTTTCACAACTAAAAGAAAAAGACGAGTTATTTGCTGTTTTGCCATTCATTAAACTAGTTTCTTTAGGGATGCAAACACGTGAAATGATGGATTTAACTAGTTTGCTTTCCACCTAACTATGCTATGTTATTGAATTAAACACTAGAACTAATTCGATATAGTATTTACATTAGATGTGATGGATAAACTAATTGTTAAACAGTATTATGTATATTATCAGTCGAACAATGAATTTAAAAGACTAACCTAAAAGATAAATTAATATAAATTATTAGATATACCATATATATAAATTGCTATATGTTATTCAATATGTTAGCTGTATAACAATATCATTAATTAATTTTCTGATATGATTGTAAGAATGTTTAAAGAGATTCAAAAGACTTTTTTTTATATCAAATAGGACGGAAAAAATAATTGTTATACAGTATTGTATATATTTTAGCTAGCCAACAATAAATTTAAATGACTAAAATAAAAGATAAATTGTTACAAATAATAAATATATTGGATACATGAATTGTTATATGTTATTAGATATGTTAGCCGGTTAAAATATTTATATTAAAATGTAACTTTTGGTATTATGTTTATCGGGTCAATAATATTGTTTACAAGTCAACTAATATCCAAACACAAATCAAAGTTCATCATTTTTCCTTTGTTTACAGGCTAATTCGATCGTATATGAACTTTTTAACACATATAAATTTTACATTATCCGACTAAGTTAAACTAATATCCAACACACAAATACAAAATTTAGCATTATCCATTATTCATTAGCAATAAATTTAAGTAACAGAAAGAAAAAAAAAGTAAGCAGAAGAAAGCCACGTTTCTCTTTCATCACTCTCTCTTTGTTCTCATCTTCATCAACTTCCTAATCATTATATAAAACAACAGAAGAAAGAGGAACAAAAAATTCATCAATGACTTAACGTTACAGTAAAAAGAATTAAACTTCAGAAAAAATAATTTATGGATTATACCAAATCAACGATTTGAATCTAGTCTTCTTCTATCACCGGTCCATGTTCTCTAAGATGATGGCTTTAGGAATTCTGGTTCTGATAGAACATTGATGAGCCAAAGACATAATATATAGCGGATTAAGCAGGGGATGATTTTAGTTACGGGGCTTTATGAAAATAAGAAAATAAATCAACTTGTCTGACAAATGAGGTTTCGTGTGATATTGGTAATTAGAAGGACATGCACATCGCTTGGGTTGCCTTAGAAATAACGAAGATGTAAATCGACCAAGCGTAAGGGTATAAAGGCCAATGGACGTGTGGAAAAAAAAAACCAAGATGTGCATTCAGCTAAATAGGTAATAACTCTAATGTGTACACTGCAATTACTCTTCTTTAAACCACATAATAAAGATAAAACTGTGTTATTCTTTCAAACCATTTTGGAAATTACAGATTAAGTGTCCTTCAAACACTTTTATTTAAACGAAAACCACACTGATGATGTTTATTCCACCTTTAAAATCCATAAAATCATTTTGCCATGTGATTGGGAATATGATCTTAACGACAATCTAAATTTTCCAGAAGATCTTAAAAATTTCCCTTGTTACAATATCCCCTTTAAATATTGGGATTATTGGCAAGCATGGTACAATTCTTTTTTGATCCAATCTCCTAATCACAAACACATGTGGTTGATCTTCTTTAACACCACTTGTCACTTATCCAAATCTCCCTATTAGTTCATACCATGGTGGAACTATTTTGGCTCTGTCACAAAAATATTTAAACCCAATGTCCAAAAATCATTCCAAATCTTCAAAACAAATTTCATTCCGTCCGAAGGAGAAAAGAAATTTCCCCCACTATACACTCAAAATTTTATTTTCTTTGGGTATTTTCATGGACCCTTGAATTTACTTCTGATCCAATTCCTGTTATTCGAAGAAAATTTAGAGTCAAATGGTGGGATAAATACAAAATTCGCTCAAACCTTTATCCGTCACATATTCTTACTTGGATAATGGAACAAAACTCAAAAATTCAAACACTTAACAAAACACCAAGCCAAACACCAGAGATAACTTTTTTCGTGGCTCAAAAATCCAAAATGTTAGCAATGTTGGCAGGTACAAAATCTGAAAAAGAAATTAAAGCTATCTCCTTACAATTTCTACCGTCAATGTCAAATCAAATATCTCGTACTTCAGGGAGTGATTCAGGGTCCCAAGTGCTAGATATCGATGAAGAAATTTTCGGCAACAGTGAAGTTTAAATCTCTCTCCCCAAGAAATGCAAATCTCCTCAAAATCTAAAATGTATCTTTGTTGCAGCTCTGTCGGATACGGTTACATTGTTAAGAATATTTTCCATGATCTCTTGTTGCAATACCCGATAAAAATCCAAAACATCAAATAAGTGCTATCTCATGTAGCCATGAAGACCAAAGTCCACTTCCAACAGACAACAAACAATTATGGAGCTTAATGGAGCAAGCTTTTTTTTTTTGGTACGATGCAGGAGACATGAGTCCCCTACTTTTTATTCAACCCATAAGAAATTACAGGCAAATTTGCCGAGGTCTAGATACCCCATGAATATCCTCCAAAGAAATAGCAACAACGCTATCAGGAACAAACTCAAAAACATGCAAACCAAATGATAAAGAAAAAGCATAGTTAGCTAATCCATCGGCTAGATGATTAGCTTCCCTATACACATGAGAAATCTTGACTATCCAGTCTCTTGATATGAAGCCATAGCACAAACGTACTTGGAATGACAGGGGGTGAGAGTCATTAATCCATGTCCGAAGAAAACCCACCACACTCTCCGAATCCACTTCCAGCTCTAAACGACGAAAGCCACGATCCCATGCTATGCATAATCCATAATATACTCCCCACAACTCCACCAAGGGGAGTTGTTCATATATGCCACTTTTATTCATATATGCCACTTTTATTTTTATTTTTATTTTATGTATAATTGCATCCTTGTAAACTCCTATTTTAAATAGTCTTTGCTTCAGTTGTAAACCAAGTTCTGATTCTCCTATTCTTTCATTCATATCCTCTCTTACATCCTCTCTCATTCTTGTAATCGAGAACATTGCTACAATCTCTTTTTAAGTAAGTTTTTAATAAATAAAGTTTTAATTATCTTTTTTCTTGTTTCATTTTCTCGTTTTAGTATTATGCTTTGTGTTTAAGTGGCTGATCTAACCGCCCATATTTTCATTTTGTTATTTTAAGTCTTGTTTAATCTGGTTTATATATATGTCTTAATTTACTTTTTATTATATTTGTTTAATTATGCTTTCTCCACAAATGCTGTCTTATGGTATTAGAGCCATGGTTGAAACTTAGACGCCTATATATATATATATATATATATTACATAATTTAACTAAAAATGGCAAACGATATCATACGTTCTTTGGATGCAAAATGCAATTTTGGATTCTTTAGCTAGAAATGTAAGATTTTTTCATAAAAAACTTTGTTATGTTGGTTATTTTATTTTGGTTTGACTCCTCGTACTACCTTGGTCGTTTGATATTAAAAAAAAATGGAAATGAGAAAAGATCTGCGGAAGAAAATTAATTGATCATCATGGTTCCAAAATTAAACATTATAGAGTACCATCTTCAATCTATTTTGACACAAACAAACAACATAAATAATCATTAGAAAGGCCCACGGTAAGGTTCGGAAGTGGAAAAAATCCAACAGCGCAGGGTGAGACAACACAGAAGTAAGTATAGAAGATTTAGGTGCAACACTGATCGTAGCTGCCTCTTACTACATTTGCTATGCAAGCAACAAGAACAATGATGATCCAACTGTAACAACTTCCTTAAGTCAATTAAAAGTGTAGGGTAATGTTTAGGAGAGATTAACATATAGACATACTTTGGTCTTGAGTCTTTACACTTTAACATACTTTATGCTGGTAGTGTATTTTGGACTAGCTTTTGTTTTTTTTCTTGACAAAATTGCCCTTTCTTAGAAAGAGAATGCGTAGACTAAAAAACATTATTCTCGTTAGCTTATCAACACTAGTTACGTTCTTTGCTTAGTCAATAAATATGTGACAGGTTTATGGAGTTCTGGGCTTCTAGAAGGACCGTTAGATTGTTTTATTTTTAGATTAATCTGATGGCTGGTGTTTGTAAAAGTTGAATTTATGTGGTCAGGAGAAATATTGATGTGGATGGGGTTATAGGGTGTTGTGGTAAGGCGACACAGAGTGTTGGTGGTTACTGTGGTCAAGGTTGTTGTGGTTAGAGGCTGAGGAATTGTGACAAGGTTAGAGGATTTGTGGGGAACGGCTGAAGTTAAGTGGTCAAGGTTAAAAGTTATGTGGTTAGGAGGAGTAGTGTGTGGTCAAGAAGAGAATATACGAGAGATCATTACCCATTCCCAATTTCCCATCACAATGCTTTTCATAGCTTTCAATGAAATTCTCCAGCCATCAAAAAATATATGTGCCGGTTTGAAGAACCTCGATCCTTA
The DNA window shown above is from Brassica oleracea var. oleracea cultivar TO1000 chromosome C3, BOL, whole genome shotgun sequence and carries:
- the LOC106332832 gene encoding U-box domain-containing protein 6-like, which gives rise to MSSSRTQSSSSSSSSSVWQHQYMKLHFFSRIRSLFKSKASSRKRDFQSSTQISRTQQYSEKVVAPPEILSKPPEDENEEVVLQRTVKKLHFGTLEEKEKAAIEIEKLSREDKNIRKLMAELGVLQVLVSMVASDISGHQRSAVMALIQLSHGTHTNKALMVNAGICSKLPKNVEVLDQSTRYGFAELLLSLSSLTSLQLPVASSQILPFLMETMNSDTTEMKCKEICLATINNLCLVLENARPLVTNGAIKTLLSLILVKDLSEKALASLGQLVVTQMGKKAMEEGSTVPKSLIEILTWEEKPKCQEYTAYILMVLAHQSWSQREKMAKAGIVPVLLEVTLLGSPLVQKRAVKLLQWFKDERNVRMGPHSGPQTSRVSSSIGSPMSPRSGEEGKNVMKNLVKQSLYKNMEMITRRGNVDLEREACRLKSSLIISTSSKSLTY